The stretch of DNA AAAGATTTATCTTCTATAAGTTGTATAAGTACTGAACTATCAAGAATTCCATCTATTTTTATTCCATCGATTCTTTGTCTTAACGTGTTAACCATTTGTTCAGAGGCAATACCATTGATATATAGAATGGAACCAGATTTATTCGTGCGGCTCCCTAGCACAAAATCTTCAACACATAAATCCGGATCTTTTATGTAATTTCGGATAAGGGATATATTCGTCATTAGGCTTTCATTAAAGGCTATTTGAGGACCAATAACGTGAGATTCATTCTCCGCAAATGTTAATGAACGTCCAACTCTGGAAGGGATTTTTGCTAAAAGGACGGAGGCTTCTCCTTCCAAATAAATGATTACATTTCCGTCTAGAGCTCCTTTAACTGCCTTTTCCATCTGATGCGACTTTTCTATCTCACCAATTGATAATTGCTCCATAACGTTTTGAATGGAATCGAAGGATAGGTCTTTTATCGGATCAATAATATTCTCGTGATACATGGTTTTATCGATTAATGTACCAATAGAGAATATGGTGATCCCTGAACTGCCTATTTCATTCTCTAAGATGTCTGCACTATGCTGCAGTCTTTTTTTGAATTCAGATGACATTTTTTCTCTTGTATCTGGAATAGGATCCTGGTTTTTAGTTGGTAAATTTCCTTTCGGGAAAAACAGCTTCTTTTTAAAGAACAAATCCAGCACCCTCTATCGTTAAAAAGATTCGCTTACGTATTATTTACTATTAAAACCTCTTTATACCACTTCATTTCTGGGGACAAAAAAATAAAGCGAAGCTAATATTAGCAACGCTTAGGAAATTTCATTATTGGCTCAGTTTCGGTGTCCATTTCAGAATCCGGACTTGTGTTACTTTCTCCAGAACCAGAATTTGTTTTTGTAATGGAGATGGGTGAAATATAAATGGCTCCGCCAAAGTTAACAATACCGCCAGAGATCGTTCCAATTGAAACATTATTATGATTCGTGACCAAAGTAACCCCTCCTTGGTGTTACTACTATGTTATGTAATCATTAGGTTAGGGTTCATAACAAACGAACAAAATGAAAGAGCCTTCAGCAGTCAGGCTCTTTTGGCTTTTTTCGTATTGGTTTCTAAAAAAACGACTTAAACAGTTCTTGGTGATCGTTGCATTCCTTGCAAATATATTCGATTTCCAATGGATCTTCTCTCACCATATGTACAGTTTCTCTGCTGCAGTTTTCACAAAATCTAACTTCTTGTATTTGCTCCATGAAATCAGCACCTCATTTTTCTTAGATCATATTAAATAGTATGTCCAAGAATATCATGCCTTTTTCATTTATTTCTATTCAATTTCTCAATGATCAAATCCTAACTCACTTTACCTGATGAAGGTTTTCCTTTTCTATTTTTAATAGCTGTTCCTTCATATCCAACCCGCCGCGAAATCCTGTAAGTTTACCGTTCTTCCCAATCACTCGATGACACGGTACAGTTAATAGGACAGGATTCGCCCCTATTGCCGTACCAACAGCACGGACAGCAGATGGCCTTTGGATTGCATTTGCAATATCGGAATATGTCCATGTTTCTCCGTAAGGAATTTTACAAAGTGCATTCCAAACCTCTGTCTGAAAATCTGTTCCTATTAATTCTTGAGGAATGGTAAAAGAATTACGTACACCCTGGAAGAATTCTTTAAACTCAGCAACATAGGGCTGCATGTTGTTATCATCTTGAACCAATGGACATCCTGGATAATGTTTGTTTACCCAAACCTCCATTTCCTCAAAGGGTTTATCCTGCGAACCAACGTAACAGAGACCTTTAGAAGTTGCTGCCATATATAGTTTCCAATTATCATAAACCAACTGCGTCCAATATAGTGTAGGTTTCATCTTAATCCCCTCCATCTCAATCTATGTTATAACTTTATTATATCATTGAAAAGAGGTAGATTTTAATGGAAGAAAACGATGATAATATAAAATTGCTTTTACCGAAGGAATTCAACTTTGAGGAAAATATAAATTACCTAGCGAGAAGTAGTAACGAGTGTCTTTTCCACATCGAAAAGAATCGTGTTTTCAAGGCCATTCCAATTGGAGCAGAAACATTCATTATTGAAGTGTTTTCTGAAGATGATAACTATTTAATCATTCGGTTTTTGGGAGAGGGAAAACCGACTAGCAAAATAACTCGTGAAGAAGTATCACGGTATGTTCGTGAGTGGTTTGATTTAGACCGGGATATACGTCCCTTTTATTCCATGGCAAACGAGGATCCCCTGCTTGGTCCGGCTGTGGATTCCTTTTATGGACTTCGTATCATTGGAATTCCTGATTTATTTGAAGCGCTGTGCTGGGGCATCTTGGGACAGCAAATTAACTTAACTTTTGCTTACACTTTAAAAAGGCGTTTAGTCGAAAAATTTGGCCGGAGTGTCGAACATGAGGGTATCACTTATTGGATATTCCCTTCACCGGAGGATATTGCGGAATTACCTGTTGAAGAATTAGAAAGCTTGCGCATGACGAAAAAGAAATCCGAATATCTCATTGGCGTTGCTCAACTAATGGTTGAAGAAAAATTAACAAGAGAAAAGTTATTATATTTAAGTAATCATAAGGATGCCGAGAAAATGTTGGTCAAAATTCGAGGTATTGGTCCGTGGACAGCCAATTATGTTTTAATGCGTTGTCTTAGATACCCCACCGCTTTTCCGATTGATGATGTAGGTTTGCATAATGCGATTAAACATCAATTAGGTAAAGAAATAAAACCCTCCAAAGAGGAAATCATGAAGTTGGCAGTGAATTGGAAAAGTTGGGAATCCTATGCAACTTTCTATATGTGGAGATTCCTTTACTAAAAACGAATAGATTTACATTTGGAGAAAAAACTAGGAGAAACGATTTTACTAAGGAGCAACTATCTAATGAAGACCATAAAGCCAATTAAGATTACCTCTAGACTTACGGATCAACCATATGAAAAATTAACATCAGCTGAATTGGGTAAACTTTGGGCTGTCTATATGGGGAATACCATGTCTAAATGTGTTCTTAGTTATTATCTCCAGCATGTAAATGACAAAGACATTAAAGAAATCCTAAAAAACGCTTTAAATATCAGTAACGATTTTTTAAAAGACATAAAATCTATATTTCAAAGCGAGAATTTCCCCATTCCTATTGGCTTTACGGAAGATGACGTTAATTTAGGAGCACCTAGATTATTTGCAGATGAATTTTATCTTCATTATTTGAAATACGCTGCTAAGGCAGGATTAAGTCTCTACTCCACTGCTATTCCATTAATGCTTAGAAAAGATGTGAGGGATTTTATCCTTAAGTGTAATCAATTAACCACAGATTTGTTAGTAACCCTTAATAATACATTAAAAGAAAAAGGGTATTTAACGAGACCACCTGTAATTCCGATTCCGGAAAAGGTTGAATTCGTACAAAAGGAAAGTTACTTTAATGGTTTCCTAGGCCATGTCCGTCCTCTACATGGTCTGGAGATAGCTCATTTATACGATAATATGGAAAATAACTCCACAAGCAAAGTGTTATTAATTGGCTTTGGCCAGGTAGCGAAAACGGAAAAGGTTAGAGACTTTATGCATCGCGGAAAAGAAATTACCATGAAACATATTGAAGCATGTAGACATCAATTAAACAATGAAGATTTACCTGCACACCCATTGTTAGATGACTTAGTAGAAAACTCAACATTTGCTCCATTTTCAGATAAATTGATGATGTTTCATAAGATTGATATGTTCAGCATGAAAATCAGGTCATATGCGAATGCTTTGTCCCTTAACGGGCGGCATGATATAGGTGCAATGTATAGCAAATTTTTATTGGATATAGGGCTTTATGTTCAAGATGGTGCCAAGATATTTATTGATGAGGGATGGATGGAACAACCGCCTCAAGCAGTTGACCGTGATGCCATGTCTTCCAATAAATAACATAAATAAAAGAATGAGCTGCCTGCCCATTCTTTTTTATGTTATTTTTCCCAAAGTTCTATCCGTCTTCCCTCTGGATCTGCAATCCAAGTAAAGGTGCCGAACTCACTCTTCTCAGGTTCCTTAAGTAAAGGAATCCCGTGTTTCTGGAGGTGTTTTAAACATTCATTCATATCTTCAACCTGAAAGTTCAACATCACCTGCTGCTCCATTGGAAAATAATCACTATCTTCTTTAAAAAGTGAAAAGATGGTGTCATTTCCTTCTTTAGAAGGAAAGATGGTTCCATTCCATTCGGTATCCAAAGGTATCCCTAATACCTCTTTATACCATTTTCTTAGTTCAATGATATTACTAGACCTCCAAAAGACTCCACCAAAACCTATTACATTCATACACTCACCTCAAATTTCATCTTAGCTATTATTTCTATTTTCAACCTCTTTAATCCTTTATATATTTGTTGTTTTTCATTTTGGATTTTCTAAGTTTGGAATGTCGAAGAATGGTCACAAATGATAAACGTCTAAGAAATAATCATTTCCCGCATTTTTTGTGGGAGACTTCTTTATTTTCAAGGGTTTAACCCTATTAACCTATCATTTACTCATAGGAAAAATAGATTAATATCTATTTGTATAATAGATAAAATGAATTTTATAGAATGAAACTATTCATTATAATCAAGGAAGCAAGGACATAACTACAGGAATGACTACAAATTATTGAGGTGGATGGTTTTATGAAAAAAAGGTTATCTGGTATTATTTTATTTATGCTTGTTTTTTTGTTGGCAGCATGTGGGCAAACTGAAGAAAAATCAACCGATAGTAACGAAGAAAAAGAAGATACAAAAACCGAGGAAGTATTTAAAATTGGTGCGATTCCCGATCAAAATGCATCCTTCCTCCAATCAGGTATGGACGCTGTTGCAAAACAGTTAAGTGAGGAAACTGGAATGAAGGTTGAATTTGTCCCTTCTGTTGACTACGCAGCATTAGTTACAGGCTTCCAACGAGGTGAAATTCATTTAGCTTGGTTTGGCGGGTTAACGAGTGTACAGGCAAGAAACCTTGTACCTGACGCAGAATCAATCGTTCAACGTCCACGGGACGCAGAGTTCAAATCAGTATTCATTACTCAAGAAGGCTCAGGGATTAATACATTAGCAGATCTAAAAGGAAAGTCATTTACATTTGGCAGTGAGAGTTCTACATCAGGACATCTAATGCCACGTTTTTTCTTAGCTGAAGAAGGCATTGATGCTAGCACAGACTTTAACGGGAAACCTAACTTTTCAGGATCTCACGATACAACATATAAATTAATTGAATCTGGTTCCTTCCAGGCTGGTGCGTTAAACATTTCTGTTTGGGAAGCAGCTGTAAAAGAAGGTAAAGTAGATACAAACAAAGTGAAAGTATTCTATACTACACCAGATTATTATGATTATAACTGGACGATCAATAGCAATGTTGAAGAGGTATTTGGAGAAGATGCGAAGCAAAAAGTAAAAGACTCCCTTCTTTCTATGCCAGGAGATTCAAAAGAGATTGCTGATTTGTTCCAAACAGATAAATTTATTGAAACAACAAATGATAACTATAAAAAAATCGAAAAAGTAGCGAAAGAATTAGAGATTATTAAGTAGTAGGTGTTGATATATGTCATCAAAAACGATGATTGAAGCAAAAAACATATCTAAACATTTTGAGCGGAAGATAGCCTTATCTTCCCTTTCTTTTTCTATTAAACAAGGTGAATTGGTTGCCTTAATTGGACCTAGCGGCGCTGGAAAAACGACTTTATTGAATTCCATTGCCGGCCTTATTCCTCTTCAAAGCGGCGAGCTCCTAATCGACAGTCTTCCTCTAACCGAATACAAACGAGGCAAAGTGTTCGCGAAAAAAATTGGCGTCATCCGCCAGCAATTCGATTTAATTGGACCTCTTGCGGTTATTCATAATGTTTTGGCAGGCAAATTATCAGAGTGGGGATTAATTAAATCAC from Neobacillus sp. CF12 encodes:
- a CDS encoding spore germination protein, which translates into the protein MVTNHNNVSIGTISGGIVNFGGAIYISPISITKTNSGSGESNTSPDSEMDTETEPIMKFPKRC
- a CDS encoding methylated-DNA--[protein]-cysteine S-methyltransferase, giving the protein MKPTLYWTQLVYDNWKLYMAATSKGLCYVGSQDKPFEEMEVWVNKHYPGCPLVQDDNNMQPYVAEFKEFFQGVRNSFTIPQELIGTDFQTEVWNALCKIPYGETWTYSDIANAIQRPSAVRAVGTAIGANPVLLTVPCHRVIGKNGKLTGFRGGLDMKEQLLKIEKENLHQVK
- a CDS encoding DNA-3-methyladenine glycosylase produces the protein MEENDDNIKLLLPKEFNFEENINYLARSSNECLFHIEKNRVFKAIPIGAETFIIEVFSEDDNYLIIRFLGEGKPTSKITREEVSRYVREWFDLDRDIRPFYSMANEDPLLGPAVDSFYGLRIIGIPDLFEALCWGILGQQINLTFAYTLKRRLVEKFGRSVEHEGITYWIFPSPEDIAELPVEELESLRMTKKKSEYLIGVAQLMVEEKLTREKLLYLSNHKDAEKMLVKIRGIGPWTANYVLMRCLRYPTAFPIDDVGLHNAIKHQLGKEIKPSKEEIMKLAVNWKSWESYATFYMWRFLY
- a CDS encoding DUF3231 family protein, with the translated sequence MKTIKPIKITSRLTDQPYEKLTSAELGKLWAVYMGNTMSKCVLSYYLQHVNDKDIKEILKNALNISNDFLKDIKSIFQSENFPIPIGFTEDDVNLGAPRLFADEFYLHYLKYAAKAGLSLYSTAIPLMLRKDVRDFILKCNQLTTDLLVTLNNTLKEKGYLTRPPVIPIPEKVEFVQKESYFNGFLGHVRPLHGLEIAHLYDNMENNSTSKVLLIGFGQVAKTEKVRDFMHRGKEITMKHIEACRHQLNNEDLPAHPLLDDLVENSTFAPFSDKLMMFHKIDMFSMKIRSYANALSLNGRHDIGAMYSKFLLDIGLYVQDGAKIFIDEGWMEQPPQAVDRDAMSSNK
- a CDS encoding VOC family protein; translated protein: MNVIGFGGVFWRSSNIIELRKWYKEVLGIPLDTEWNGTIFPSKEGNDTIFSLFKEDSDYFPMEQQVMLNFQVEDMNECLKHLQKHGIPLLKEPEKSEFGTFTWIADPEGRRIELWEK
- a CDS encoding putative selenate ABC transporter substrate-binding protein, translating into MKKRLSGIILFMLVFLLAACGQTEEKSTDSNEEKEDTKTEEVFKIGAIPDQNASFLQSGMDAVAKQLSEETGMKVEFVPSVDYAALVTGFQRGEIHLAWFGGLTSVQARNLVPDAESIVQRPRDAEFKSVFITQEGSGINTLADLKGKSFTFGSESSTSGHLMPRFFLAEEGIDASTDFNGKPNFSGSHDTTYKLIESGSFQAGALNISVWEAAVKEGKVDTNKVKVFYTTPDYYDYNWTINSNVEEVFGEDAKQKVKDSLLSMPGDSKEIADLFQTDKFIETTNDNYKKIEKVAKELEIIK